A single window of Limnothrix sp. FACHB-406 DNA harbors:
- a CDS encoding transglycosylase domain-containing protein — protein sequence MSQSDSGFTDLPPAPSQGGEGSTATPADPLPTLPPTVATPQRAAFPWPWWLRLPSRSTRHPSDGRPRSFGKYWGILIGISFLGGSTALGWAGWRSVKAFEDTLPSAQDVFTFSRDGTVTIIAADGTILQQQGPATREKTPLKRIPKKLLQAFMAAEDRRFYEHDGVDAIGILRASWTNLLAGEVVEGGSTITQQLARIVFLNQERSATRKLREALLAAKMERSLTKDQIAESYLNLVYLGSGAYGVSDAAWVYFGKSLDRLTLAEMATLACLAPAPSYFSPLVNPEITKERRNIVLDRMVVAGFLSAAEADAAQSEPITLNQKIPRRLIVTAPHFTSYILQELPKHLPSEVIERGGLTVETTLRPDWQTVATRAVQEAVQKRGRYQRFSQGALVAIDPRTGEIRAMVGSGDTNFTASQFNRVTQAKRQPGSTFKTFVYSAAIQAGMSPYAGYADEPYRIGGYEPKNFSGKFSGWQSATAALTKSVNIIALKVMLDVGRENVIDLARKMGIQSELKPTYSLALGASEVNLLELTAAYGTLAAKGKHFPTYGIRRIRDRRGQVIYENKTTPVVALNTNDAAIINWMLQQVVNDGTGAPAALEGRPVAGKTGTSDKARDLWFIGFIPQLVTGVWLGNDNNQPTYGASAAAAATWNDFMKEAVKGFKVETFDKLPNLSGRRFRPKKRADRGSREGQAASEDDLKRRQREEREEEPRSGSSSERSPQPRSGESRSGRGEESRGEGERRSPRSSAPSPAVAPARSRTSEPATPVRSAPVAPPPPPVAPPPPAAPPPPPVAPPPPVAPPTTSDGGGSP from the coding sequence GTGAGTCAATCAGATTCGGGATTTACAGATTTACCACCAGCCCCTAGCCAGGGTGGTGAGGGATCGACAGCGACTCCGGCTGATCCATTGCCAACGCTGCCGCCAACGGTTGCCACACCACAACGGGCAGCCTTTCCTTGGCCTTGGTGGTTGCGTTTGCCCTCCCGATCGACCCGCCACCCCTCCGATGGCCGTCCCCGCTCCTTTGGTAAATATTGGGGAATCCTGATTGGGATCAGTTTTTTAGGTGGCAGCACTGCCCTTGGCTGGGCCGGCTGGCGTTCCGTCAAAGCCTTTGAAGATACTCTGCCTTCTGCCCAAGATGTCTTCACGTTTTCCCGAGATGGCACGGTCACGATCATTGCTGCCGATGGCACGATTTTGCAGCAACAGGGGCCCGCAACCCGGGAAAAAACGCCCCTGAAGCGAATTCCCAAAAAGCTGCTCCAGGCGTTTATGGCCGCTGAAGATCGGCGGTTTTATGAGCATGACGGGGTTGATGCGATCGGGATTTTGCGCGCTTCCTGGACCAACCTGCTCGCGGGAGAGGTGGTGGAAGGTGGCAGCACCATCACCCAACAGCTAGCACGGATTGTTTTCCTGAACCAAGAGCGCAGCGCCACCCGCAAACTGCGAGAAGCGCTGTTGGCGGCCAAAATGGAGCGATCGCTCACCAAAGACCAAATCGCCGAAAGCTACCTGAATTTGGTCTATCTCGGCTCCGGAGCCTATGGGGTTTCCGATGCGGCTTGGGTTTACTTTGGCAAAAGCCTCGATCGCCTCACCCTGGCGGAAATGGCAACCCTGGCCTGTTTGGCTCCCGCCCCGAGCTATTTTTCGCCCCTGGTTAACCCGGAAATTACCAAAGAGCGCCGGAACATTGTGCTCGATCGAATGGTGGTGGCCGGCTTCCTGAGCGCGGCTGAAGCGGACGCAGCTCAAAGCGAGCCAATTACCCTCAACCAAAAAATTCCGCGCCGCCTGATCGTCACGGCCCCGCACTTCACGTCCTATATCCTGCAAGAGCTGCCCAAACACCTGCCTTCGGAAGTGATTGAGCGCGGCGGTCTGACCGTTGAAACCACCCTCCGCCCCGACTGGCAAACAGTCGCCACCCGCGCGGTGCAAGAGGCTGTCCAAAAACGCGGTCGATATCAACGATTTTCCCAAGGGGCTTTGGTGGCGATCGATCCGCGCACCGGGGAAATTCGAGCCATGGTGGGCAGCGGAGACACCAATTTCACCGCCAGCCAATTCAACCGCGTCACCCAAGCCAAACGGCAGCCCGGCTCCACCTTCAAAACCTTCGTCTACAGCGCCGCCATCCAAGCGGGGATGTCTCCCTATGCGGGTTATGCGGACGAACCCTATCGCATTGGGGGATACGAACCCAAAAACTTTAGCGGTAAGTTCTCCGGTTGGCAGTCAGCCACTGCGGCTTTGACCAAATCCGTGAACATCATCGCCCTGAAGGTGATGCTGGATGTGGGGCGGGAAAACGTGATTGACCTGGCCCGCAAGATGGGCATTCAGTCAGAGTTAAAGCCCACCTACTCCTTGGCCCTGGGGGCTTCGGAGGTGAATTTGCTGGAACTGACGGCGGCCTATGGCACATTGGCCGCTAAGGGTAAACATTTCCCCACCTACGGCATTCGGCGGATTCGCGATCGCCGAGGTCAGGTGATCTATGAAAACAAAACGACCCCCGTCGTAGCCTTGAACACCAACGATGCGGCGATCATCAACTGGATGTTGCAGCAGGTGGTGAATGACGGAACTGGGGCCCCCGCAGCCCTGGAAGGTCGCCCGGTGGCGGGTAAAACCGGCACGTCGGATAAGGCGCGGGATCTTTGGTTCATTGGCTTCATTCCGCAATTGGTGACCGGTGTTTGGTTGGGGAATGACAATAACCAACCCACCTATGGAGCCAGTGCGGCGGCGGCGGCCACTTGGAACGACTTCATGAAAGAGGCCGTGAAGGGGTTCAAGGTGGAAACCTTTGACAAGCTGCCGAACCTGTCTGGCCGTCGCTTCCGACCCAAGAAACGGGCTGATCGGGGTTCCCGGGAAGGCCAGGCCGCTTCCGAGGACGATCTGAAGCGTCGTCAACGGGAGGAGCGCGAAGAGGAACCCCGGAGCGGCAGTTCATCGGAGCGTTCCCCGCAACCCCGGAGCGGTGAATCGCGATCGGGTCGTGGCGAAGAGAGCCGTGGTGAAGGTGAGCGCCGTTCCCCGCGTTCCAGTGCCCCAAGTCCGGCGGTAGCCCCAGCCCGCTCCAGAACTTCGGAACCGGCGACCCCGGTTCGTTCAGCACCCGTTGCCCCACCGCCGCCGCCCGTTGCCCCGCCGCCCCCGGCTGCACCGCCGCCGCCCCCGGTTGCACCCCCACCACCCGTCGCACCCCCCACCACCAGCGACGGCGGTGGTAGCCCTTAG
- the psb35 gene encoding photosystem II assembly protein Psb35: protein MDTALLFGHSLPTLFGSLVTSQLLALPGVSQGFPWAFVAVYVVGFIAAVSIGSIAWYNSKRPAGWEGRDRPDFVPDLKPTDKEETTNSQDSSTAE, encoded by the coding sequence ATGGACACCGCCCTGTTGTTTGGCCATTCCTTGCCGACGTTGTTTGGCTCGTTGGTGACCTCCCAGTTGCTGGCACTGCCCGGCGTGAGCCAGGGTTTTCCTTGGGCGTTTGTGGCGGTCTATGTTGTGGGGTTCATTGCGGCGGTGTCGATCGGGTCGATCGCCTGGTACAACTCCAAGCGTCCGGCGGGCTGGGAAGGCAGAGACCGGCCCGACTTTGTGCCCGACCTGAAACCAACGGACAAGGAAGAGACCACCAATTCACAAGATTCATCTACGGCTGAGTAA